ATTCAGAAAATTCCATTTAGAGGTGAACAACTGATGCGCTAAGGCTGTGGTAAGGTCATCATTTTTTCTGTTCTtgtggaagaagagagaagatgGTGTGCACCACAACAAATATTCCTTACTACGTACTATTAAACAGATAAATAGACTTTCACAAGTTACGGGGGTTTTATCTTAAAACTTGATTCATCTCGGGAGCATATCGCAGCATATGAATAAACAAGGGCGATAAGTTACAAGCACAGCAAGAAAATCGGGTTGTCGGGGTTGAAAATAATCGGATCCTCATCCACCCTTAATTATCTCCACTAATTCTTGAGAGGGTtttgataagaaaataaaatattaatgagtgatgagattgaaaaaataaaaacaaataaatgaaataTTAATTTATTTGTAATTGGTTTTTTACCCTTATTTATGCATAAATAGACGAAATCTAGGTAGATAtattaatataaaaatattcCTATAACCGGGTCAGATTAAGTTGAAAGTTAAAATAGGACGGCGGAAGCAAATTCTATCCCACCCCATTTTCTCTTTGAATCGTGAAATATCCGTATGAATCGAGACAGAGAGGTCAGAGGCATGGATGGAGAGGAAGAAACTGTCATTGCTAGTTTGTACAATCCAGTCAAAATCTATGATTCTATTCATTTACTGTAGATTTTCTTACTTGTTCCCGCAGCTAGCAAATGCCAACCAAGAGGGAAGAACGAATGGCTCAGGGATCAACCAATTTCGAGCAGACTCATGGTGTTACAGCTTGGATTATTGTAGAATAAGAGGAGCCGTCTTAGGAAATGACAGCACTTAAAAGACAGATGCCGCCACTGTGGGGAGCGACTTGTCTGGCCTTACGGTGCACTCATTTCCGTTACGAGAATGAAATTGATGCCCTAGCCAGATTAGAGACCAAGACTCCTCACAACTCGCACCAATTAATAGCGGCACTGAACGGCCAGAGATATATCGAAAAGGCAGCCCAGCCACCCCTCCCCTGACGCCGCCTTCCTACTCTGTTACTCGTGCTCCTAGCTCCATCGGAGGTTTCTCACAATCTCAAGCTAGGTTTGTCTAGACTGAAAAAgccttaaaatttttattttttatttagtgAAATAAGccttaaaattattgaaaaagtaaactaattttttttgggcgaGAAACcaaagtaaaggaaaatgataataccaaacttttttattttttaaacacaGCCTTAACTTTCTGATGTGTAACACAACCTTAATCTTAAATTTGTTGGAGTGGCGGCAGGTAAACCTCTGAACCTCCCACCATTTCCTAAACTGCCAAGCTCTCAATCCTCTGCTACGGTCCAACTTCTCAACAACCCATTCTTTGACTCTCCCCTTCATGAATGCCATTCTCTCTCCCAATTTCCTCAAACACCCCACCATAAACCACCTCAACAAACTCCCAATTCTACTATCACCTTCATACACCACCACTCCCTCCCCCACCCAGGTCACACTCACCACCATCAACCAACCTCTCACCTCCCTACAATGTGGAACCCTATTACAATCCCTCACCAACAAAAAATCCCTCCAGCTCGGCCAACAACTCCACGCCCACACGATCTCTTCCAACACCCTCCAAAACAACACCTATCTCTACACCAAACTCGCTGCCTTCTATGCGAATTGTGGCCGCCTGGGCGAAGCCCGGGTGATATTCGACCGAATTGTGTTGAAAAATGTGTTCTTGTGGAACTCCATGATTAGGGGCTACGCTTGCAATGGCCAGTGTACGAAGTCCCTTGTTTTGTACCGCGAAATGATGAGTTTTGGGCAAAAGCCAGATAATTTTACGTACCCCTTTGTTCTGAAGGCTTGTGGTGATTTGGGTGTTGTTGAAATTGGGAGGAGAGTTCACTGTGAGGTGGTTGTTTGTGGGTTTGAGACAGATGTTTACGTGGGTAATTGTCTTTTAGCTATGTACTCAAAGTTCGGGGAAATGGACATGGTGAAGATGGTGTTTGATAGAATGCCTGACAGAGATTTGACTTCTTGGAACACGATGATTTCGGGTTACGTGAGGAATGGGGAGCCGAAAGAGTCATTTTTGGTGTTTCAAATGATGGGGAGAACTGGGTTAGTTGCAGATTGTGCTACTTTGCTTGGTTTACTCTCTGCCTGCGTTGATATGTCATCATTGAAACTGGGCAAAGCAATCCATGCTTATGTTGTACGTAATGATTTAGCACGCGTTAACGGCTTTCTGATCAACTCTCTGATTGAACTGTATTGTAGTTGTAATTCTATGGTGTCTGCAAGGCAATGTTTCAAGGAGGTGACGTGGAAAGATACAGTGTCGTGGAATTTGCTGATTTCTGGTTATTCAAAGAATGCTGATGCTTTGGAAAGCCTGAGACTTTTTTGTCAAATGGTTTTGAAGGGAGTGAACCTTGATCAAGTAACTCTCGTGTCTGTGCTTGGAGCTTGTTATAAAATCACAGCCTTGCAGTTCAGCATGTCTGTTCACTCGTATATTATCAAGCAAGGGTTTAGGTCACATTCTATGGTGGGAACTTCCCTTATAGACTCATATTCAAAGTGCGGAGATTTAGCATGTTCACGTCGTGTTTTTGATGAGATGGCTGAAAAAACTTTGGTTTCTTGGAGTGCTATGGTTTCAGGATACGGACTCCACGGGATGGGAAGAGAGGCCCTCTCCATTTTTCATGATATGATGGATATCGGTATCACTCCAGATGAGGGTGTTTTTACCTCTGTTTTGACAGCATGTAGCCATGCAGGATTAGTTAATGAAGGTAAAGAAATATTTCATAGTATGGAGAAAAAGTATAACGTGCAGCCTAGACTTGCTCATTTTTCCTGTTTAATAGACCTTCTTGGCCGAGCAGGATATCTAGATGAAGCCTATGAGTTTATCAAAGCAATGGAAATTAAACCCACAAGTGATATGTGGGCTTCTCTCCTTTCTGCATGTCGGCTCCATAAAAATGTCGAGCTAGCTGAGCTTTCAGCCCAGAGAGTTTTTGAAATGAACCCAAAAGGAGTGGGTAGCTATGTATGTCTTTCCAATTTATATGCTTCCGAGAACAGATGGGATGATGTGGAAAAGGTGAGAGCCTTGGTTAGACGGAAGGGACTACGGAAACCACCAGGCTTCAGCTTTACAGAGTTGGATAAGGTGGTTCATAGGTTCTTAGTTGGTGATAAGTCACACGAACAGAAAGATGCCATCTATGACAAGTTAAATGAGTTGAGTCAGCGGCTCAAAGAGGTTGGATATAAGCCTGACACAAGTTCAGTGTTCTATGATGTTGAAGAGGAAGTGAAGGAAAAGATGCTTTGGGATCATAGCGAGAGATTGGCCATTGCATTTGCTCTAATTAATACGGGTCCAGGGGCAGTAATTAGGATCACCAAAAACCTTCGAATATGTGCAGATTGCCACACTGTGTCGAAACTCATTTCTAAGCTCATGTGCCGTGAGATTGTTATGCGTGATATCCGTAGGTTCCACCATTTTAAAGATGGGCTATGTTCTTGTGGTGATTATTGGTGACTGGTGAGTCAAGACTTGGATGAAGTTGCATGTAAGTATGAGCTACAAGTGG
The sequence above is drawn from the Rhododendron vialii isolate Sample 1 chromosome 6a, ASM3025357v1 genome and encodes:
- the LOC131330622 gene encoding pentatricopeptide repeat-containing protein At3g26782, mitochondrial-like, with product MNAILSPNFLKHPTINHLNKLPILLSPSYTTTPSPTQVTLTTINQPLTSLQCGTLLQSLTNKKSLQLGQQLHAHTISSNTLQNNTYLYTKLAAFYANCGRLGEARVIFDRIVLKNVFLWNSMIRGYACNGQCTKSLVLYREMMSFGQKPDNFTYPFVLKACGDLGVVEIGRRVHCEVVVCGFETDVYVGNCLLAMYSKFGEMDMVKMVFDRMPDRDLTSWNTMISGYVRNGEPKESFLVFQMMGRTGLVADCATLLGLLSACVDMSSLKLGKAIHAYVVRNDLARVNGFLINSLIELYCSCNSMVSARQCFKEVTWKDTVSWNLLISGYSKNADALESLRLFCQMVLKGVNLDQVTLVSVLGACYKITALQFSMSVHSYIIKQGFRSHSMVGTSLIDSYSKCGDLACSRRVFDEMAEKTLVSWSAMVSGYGLHGMGREALSIFHDMMDIGITPDEGVFTSVLTACSHAGLVNEGKEIFHSMEKKYNVQPRLAHFSCLIDLLGRAGYLDEAYEFIKAMEIKPTSDMWASLLSACRLHKNVELAELSAQRVFEMNPKGVGSYVCLSNLYASENRWDDVEKVRALVRRKGLRKPPGFSFTELDKVVHRFLVGDKSHEQKDAIYDKLNELSQRLKEVGYKPDTSSVFYDVEEEVKEKMLWDHSERLAIAFALINTGPGAVIRITKNLRICADCHTVSKLISKLMCREIVMRDIRRFHHFKDGLCSCGDYW